CTTGTGCTCTTGCCCTGTTCTTCTCAAACTGTCCTTATTGCAGCAACAGCTGGGGAACACGAGTACACACGCTCGTGGTAATCAGCTCGCTGAAACCGAAAGCTTCCTGCTCCGGACACAGGGGTACGCATCCATCTCTTTTCTCTTGGCCTAATAATTAACAATTTTCCAATCCCTAATGGAAATGATGTTAGCGTACGTGCAGTGTCTACACCACAAAACCGCACATGGGCACCGCTGAGCCTCTCGCATGGCTCgtgttcgtcgtcgtcgtcacgcTGCCGCGTCAATCCGTCCATGGCCGAGCTGAGGAACACGAGTACATGCTCGTGGTAATCAGCTCGCTGAAACCGAAACCTTCCTACCCCGACGGGTTGTCGACGCTGGGCACCTACAGCTCCGACGTGCTaccgcgtcctcctccgcgacgtcgccgtcggcgggcggcggctcaacgtccccgcggcggcgttcgccgccggcgcggtggTGGACTCCCGCACGGTGATCACCCGCCTCCCGCCGACGGCGTACCGGGTGCTGAGCAGGATGGGCATGTACCGCCCGGCGCCGCCCAAGGGGAGCCTGGACACCTGCTACGACTTCACCGGCGTCTTCGTCATGAGGCTGCCGAGGGTGGCGCTGGTGTTCGACCGGAACGCCGTCGTGGAGCTCGACCCCTCGGGGATCCTGTTCAACGACTGCCTCGCCTTCGCGCCCAGCAGCGGCGACCCCGTGCCGGGCGTCATCGGCAACGTGCAGCAGAGGACCATCGAGGTGCTCTACGACGTCGGCGGTGGGGCCGTCGGGTTCCACCAGGGCGCGTGCTGAGTGCAGGCTACCGGCGGCCGGCCCGCTACTACCAATTTAGCATTTGGCTTTTTTCAGGATGTATTTGTGTGTACTACTAGCAGTTGGCGTCCTCTCctgcgcagcgccgccgccttttttttt
Above is a genomic segment from Setaria viridis chromosome 4, Setaria_viridis_v4.0, whole genome shotgun sequence containing:
- the LOC117852413 gene encoding aspartyl protease family protein At5g10770-like, with translation MGTAEPLAWLVFVVVVTLPPPTCYRVLLRDVAVGGRRLNVPAAAFAAGAVVDSRTVITRLPPTAYRVLSRMGMYRPAPPKGSLDTCYDFTGVFVMRLPRVALVFDRNAVVELDPSGILFNDCLAFAPSSGDPVPGVIGNVQQRTIEVLYDVGGGAVGFHQGAC